The following nucleotide sequence is from Hevea brasiliensis isolate MT/VB/25A 57/8 chromosome 7, ASM3005281v1, whole genome shotgun sequence.
AATCATTCTCCATCTCCTCAATTGTCCACTGTTAAAAACACAAACACACCCATCTTTCTCCTTCATTCACTCTCCAAGAAACCCAACAAACTCAATCCAAAGTCTATTGATGTGGGTCTCTGGTAGGTTTTTAGATGGATACCTTGTTTAGGCTCGTTAGTCACCAACAATCAGATCAATCTTTCAATAACTCTACTAGCAGAACCTCTAGCAGCTCTAGATCCTCAAGACAAAACAACCACCATCACTACCAACAAGAAGACGAAGAATGCTTCAACTTTTTCATGGATGAAGAAGACTTCTCTTCGTCTTCTTCTAAGCATTGCTATCCTTATCACCATCAACAACACACCACTGCTGCTACTCCTACCACTACCACCACTAATACTAGCACTCCTACTACTCAACATGCCCTTGAATCCGCTGACTTCTCTTTCTCATCTACTTgtgacctaaactttgaattttccGGCCAGTGGGCCTCTGATATTCTCCTCGAAACTGCTCGTGCCATCGCCGATAAAAACAGCGCCCGTGTCCAGCAACTCATGTGGATGCTCAATGAACTCGCCTCTCCTTATGGCGACCCCGACCAAAAGCTTGCCTCCTACTTTCTCCAAGCTTTGTTTAGCCGGATGACGGACTCCGGCGAGCGATGCTACCGTACTTTAGCTTCTGCATCGGATAAAACTTGTTCTTTCGAGTCTACAAGAAAAATGGTATTGAAGTTTCAAGAGGTAAGTCCTTGGACCACTTTTGGTCACGTATCTTGCAATGGTGCAATCATGGAAGCATTTGAAGGTGAAACCAAATTGCATATTATTGATATTAGCAACACATATTGCACCCAGTGGCCTACTTTGCTAGAAGCCCTAGCAACCCGTACTGATGAAACACCACACCTCAGGCTAACCACCGTAGTTGCTACCAAAACTAGTGGTGGTGGCAGAGGCGACGGAAGTTTAGCTGCAGCCCAGAAGgtaatgaaagaaattggaagcAGAATGGAAAAATTTGCTAGGCTTATGGGCGTACCATTTAAATTCCGTGCCATACATCATGCAGGTGACTTATGTGATCTAAACTTAGCTGAATTGGACATTAAAGACGATGAAGCTCTAGCCATCAACTGTGTAGGATCTCTACACTCTGTTACTTCTGTGGCTGATCGCAGAGATTATATTATATCAAGTTTCAGAAGATTGCAACCAAGAATCATCACTATTGTTGAAGAAGAAGCTGATCTTGATGTGGGTGTTGATGGGTTAGACTTCGTAAGGGGTTTCCAAGAATGCTTGAGATGGTTTAGGGTTTATTTTGAGTCATTGGAAGAGAGCTTTTCAAGAACAAGCAACGAAAGGTTGATGCTAGAGAGGACTGCAGGACGTGCCATAGTTGACTTGGTGGCATGTTCGCCGTCCGACTGTATAGAACGGCGGGAAACGGCCACGCGCTGGTCTGCACGGATGCATGCATGTGGGTTTAACACTGTTTTGTTCAGTGATGAGGTGTGTGATGATGTACGCGCCTTGTTGAGAAGGTATAAGGAAGGATGGTCAATGACACAGTGCAGCGACGGCGGAATATTCCTGTGCTGGAAGGACCAGCCGGTGGTGTGGGCTTGTGCATGGAGGCCTTGATTGATTGGTGAtggtttcattattattattattattactattttttaATCAAAGTTTGGTGGAGTGATTGGCACGTGTGATGTGTTTTTTTGGCACGTGCTGGGGAAGGTTTGTGGGGTGATGGAGAGGGGAGAGGTTAGATTTGCTCTGATTTGAATAGGACTGAAGACTGaagtaaattaatttttattaatttttgtttatcattttgtgatttttttttattttataaaaaaaaagttcatggtttttttttttatcagaattCATGGATTGTTTATTACTTTAGAAGTGTATCATAATATATTTTTTTGcacatatattaatttaattattattatttttaaataaaatgcaattattttgaattttgataattttattaaattataaaaatatttataaatacatataattaatttaatattttaattaaataattaaaaaaaatttataaaaaatattttcttagaaaataagttttataaaaaatattttttatatataaatttagaaTTTATACTCTGATTATTTcgtgaaaattaatttatatatgaaagatattttttataaaaatttttcgttATTTAATTGTAATATGAAACTAatgatatatgtatatattatgtatgtataaatatttttatattttaataaaattaataaaatttaaaaaataaaaaatatctttctcttttaaaaaagagtcatttttattaaaaatgactTAATATTTCTTTTAgtcaaaaaatattttctaataataatgtcaTTAATTTTTTAGGAAATGCTTCAAAAAGCCTTAAATTAATAAGgtctcatatttaaaaaaaaatattggtcAAATTAGAAAAGAAACATTTAATGCATTTAAGTTAAAAAACATTGGAGGattgaataattaatttaataatattttaaaattaaattaaatcaaattaattaatctaATCCAACAATTGAGTCTAACCTAGAGACAAAAAGCAGGTAGTAGAAGCCATGATATGGTATACTAATTTCTTAATATAATAAATGGTTAATTTTAggccattaaattttaatttccacACTTCAAATGTATAAGTAAGTCCATACATTTGAATGGGTTTGGTATTTAATTTGGTGTAAATTAATAAGCTGATATCAGCATAACTTTGAAGATATGCAATTGAAGGATTCCTAATGATATAATATATAAAGGTCGTTCTCTACATTGGGTCCTTAGAATCTTAGGACGGCCAATGAGTTAGGGTGTGTTTGGGAAATCAGATAAGAAGGTTTTTGGTCAGTAGTGGCTTCAAGGGTCTTAGTGGCCAGCATGCTGCGTTGATATAGTCTTTTGTTTTCtgcaaatttctttttcttttgaagcttatcatccATCTTTGATGGataaaaggattttttttttctttaaacaaAAAGATACTTAATGAATGTACAATAATTTTTAGGTAGTAgatataatgataatttttaaaGCTATTAACTCTAATTTTTATCAGCTCTAAAATAAAAGCAATTTCAGAAGATTATCAGCTCTAAAATAAAAGCAATTTCAGAAGATTATCAGCTTATTGCTACCAACATTAGCTATGTCCACAGTTACACCAATGATAAACAGACACGAAGAGATCAACGAGGATAAATGTGAACGGCGATAGATGAATACATGCGGTCCCCACCGCCAACTCCACATAAGCGACCAAAGAAACTCTTGCATTCCATGGATATGAGATAGAGAAGTGGGAACTTTTGGCCCACGACAGTGTGAGGGAAATAAAAAACAGAAAGAAAAATTATAATGGGAACTTCTTTTTAGGGTTGCCATCTTAATCTTTTGATGAGACTTGCCTCCTCCCCAATACCCCCTTTAATCTTTGCTACTGccaccttttcttttcttttctttaaaaaaaaattattatcaatCTTTCTTTACGTGTGTTTGCAGTTTGGGaacaattttttctttttctaattttatCTTAAAGTTCATTGGCTCATACCTTCTTTAGCTTAAAGCTGTGACCAGCTAGCTGTCTCTGGTCTcaatcttttttcttcttttcccaTGGGACACAGGAGAACCAGCCATGGTCGATCAATTGGAATTTGAGTGCATCAGTAGTTATACTTTGAGATGCTTTTGGTGTGAGACGAGGCCCAGCCCAATCCCTGGAATTCAATGACTGACTCCAATGAAACAAACAACGACTATTCTAGGTACTTTTCTAAAGCTTATCATGAAACAACGACTAGGTCACTCTCCCATGGAGTCATCCACTAACTATGCCAGTCTTTTAACGTATGCGTTTGGATTGGGGGGTGGAACGGGGACCAACCTTTTTGGTGAAATATAATTGTAAATGTCCCTGTCAAATTTTAGCCAAATCAGATGCTACCAGAATTACCTCGCTTTTTAATTTGTTTGTCACCTCAGACATTTTTATAACTTGCATCAATGTGTCAAAAAAGCGTTCGAAATTTCTCTAGTACTGTTGTTTTCTGTCCAGTTAATAGACATAGTTTATCTGCTGCGTTTGCCACAGGTACGGCAGTAATTAACAATCACGACAAATCATTATTGATAAAAATTGGTTCAGCAGAAATGCCGGAGCAATTGGAACCCCTTTCTCTGCCTTCCTGAACCccttctacttttttttttttttgtcagagGCTAGTTCTTACATATTGTAAGATTCAACATGGGATTTCAGTCCTCCATATTGGACTGAAAAAGATTACATTGGCTCAGACAACTACTTTCAGGAATGTAATATAACCTAGCCAGCATCAAAATAAGAAGTCGCCAAGGCTACCGACTCACCCTGGGATGGAAGATCTGATCATGACAAATTTGGTTCTCATCTTTTTCatggtggagagagagagagagagggagatagTTAGAGAGAGATTCTCACCAGTAAATGGACCAAATGTTTGGTCACAATCTCTAATGGTAAAGGATTCTCCTTCATCTTCATAAACCTTCTAATCCTGATACAAATCCAACCATTAGATTGTCAGAAATAAAATCCTGATGGATTGATGAAAAGATCAGTCATCACCTTGCACATTTAATTCCCAACAGTAGCAAAAGTGGTTTCATTTGATCCTCAAAACTACAAAACCTTAACTCTTACCACAGCCTTCCCTCAAAACAGAGATTCACATGCAACTCAGACAGCAACTGGTGCAACTGTAAGTAGGTTATTAGAAAATTTTCATATCAATGAATAACTTTCTCTCTACAAACATACAACCCTCCTCATGTTAATGTAAACATCATCTAAACGCAAAGATTTATGACTAAAAGAAAAACCTTTATGAATTATGGAGGCAATTACACACAAAAAATGAAAGAACATGAAAAGAGCATTCGCATATGATACACTAATATAAGATATAAACCTGTCATTGCTACCCTCTATGCTCTCCACACAGAAGGAAGCCTCCACTTTTTATGCCAGTAAATTGATATTCTTGACCATACTGGGAATCCAAAATTAAACTCAAGTGGTCGGTCAGCAGGTCCTCCAACTATTAAAGGTAGCCACACGTATCTTGAGTCCCTCAAGTCAGCTGGATTCCACCGATCGGCCATGAAAATAAATGAACCTGGAAGTCCTTCCAAAGGAATTACAAATGTGCTTTGCGCAAAAAATGTTGTAAGCCGAAACATCTTGTTGCCTCCAATGCATGGATTTCCCATAGTTTCCCATGGACCCATGACTGATTCAGCTGCATGGGCCAGAGCCTCATTTGGGGCCCAGCCAGTGCACCCTGATGTGATCATGTAGTAAGTCCCCTGATGCTTAAATAGTGCTGGAGCCTCCCTGTGTTGCCCAACAAGAATCCTTCTCACAACGTGTGTGACATCAAGATAATCTTCTGTAAGAGGTCCAATGTGAAGCTCACTGTTATCCTCAGAGGAGTATATAAGATATGCCACACCATCATCATCTTTAAAGATAGTCATATCTCTGCTTTCAAATCCATGAGGCCTTTTGCTATAGAGGTAATCAAAAGGACCAGTCGGGGAATCACTAATGGCAATGCCAACAGCAGCTTTGGTGTAGTTGGCATCATCAATATGCATCCACATCACATACTTCCCTGTCCTGTCATTGTAAATCACTTTTGGCCTCTCGAGCACGTTAGATTTGTGGAGAGCATGGGTTTCATTTGTCTCTTCTGCTGCCAATACAATCCCCTCATTTTTCCATGTCCAAAGGTCTTTGGAGGAATAGCAACCAACTCCAATGATGTCAACCTGAAAGAGAGAGCATAAAAAGACCTTGATAAGTTATATCTTCAGGTTAACAGATATTACGTGTGCCCTGATAAGAAGGCTAATGATAGATGAGAAAAATTATAAATGCTGAACTATGCATATAAATTCTAACAAAACAAGTTATAAAATGATAAACCTGAATTCTGGCGTTCATGTGAAAAATGTGTTTGAGATGCATGCATACCCACAAGAAGCTTAAAATCCACTATAGCAAGTCATACTCTTAAAAATTACATGAATTTGATTTAACGGCTTATTTATTCTTTTCACActtttagattaataatcacaatcATGTAATGCATTACAAAAGACATGATGAATTCACATATATCTCATGATACTTTTAAATGCTTAGAGAATTCCAGAAACTACACCATGGAAGTGTAAATTGTGgacttaaaaaaaatattaatataaaaataaaatttcctattagaaattattaaagaaatttattttaaaaaaatctatAATTCGGAAACATCTCAAAGAAATAGTAAATATGCTATTGCAAAACAACATATCAAAAATAAATCAAGATGACAAAAGTTCCACAATCTATCTCAATATAACAATTAGAAGCACTGTTTCTAAAATAGCATCTTCAAAATAATTTACGAAACATCACCACAGTGCACTAAAGCTATGTTTGGAATAGAGTTAGGAAAGAGGTAAGGGAAGCTTATCTATGTCTGGTAGAAAATGTGTTAAATACGTTAATGAAGGAAATGTATCTAACTTGTACGAGGGCTAAATGCATTTCCTGCTTCTTTTCTTTCTAAACAAACAGTATAACTGAACTTGGATTTTATTTTCTGATGCATAATTGATAAATCAAAAGGTCAATTCATTGATTCACATCTCATGGCAATACTTAAAAGCATTACTCACAATAACACCTAGTGCACCATAAtatgttaaattaatattttaaaattaaaaatactttTTGGGAGATAATCACAGATTGACATCTTCTTAAAAGTTAAGAGAACCCCACAATATGACAAAGACCATATTCGAAACTTGAAAATATATTCTCTTTTTGCACATAAGTGACATTCGAAAATATATTTGTAAAAGAATCTTTCGGCATTTATGAAAATCTAATGATTTTCTTTTGAATCATATCTTATAGTAAACAATAGTAACCCTTCTACAAAAATTCAATATCATTTCAGCAATGTATTTtcctattaaatttttaaaatcagaAATGAATTTGTTAAAAGCAAGATAAGATCATCTTCTTCTGCTTCAAGACAATCACACAATATAATTGGAAGTGTTAGCAGCCTAGTAGTAGTACTACAGCAGTATTGATAGAACTCAGCAAAACAAAATAACAGCAAGTTCAAAGCAGCATATCAaacttgaaaaaatattttttatataaataaaaaaatagaccCTTCTACAGTTAAAAACATTTCATAATGACGCTTAAAAATTGCTAGTTCTTTTTCAAAAAATTCAAGAGAATTTCATTGCACCACGGTCggaaaaaaatatattacaaatttgAAAATGCTTATTTGACATGTTATAGACAaatgtaaatatttttataaatattaggaACACCGAATGAGAACATTCAAAAGCTACTGTATGGCAATAATTTCCAGAAAAATCAACAAAAGCTCAATCCAACATGTTTAACAGTCATACTTGAATTTCTCTCTAta
It contains:
- the LOC110649965 gene encoding protein SHORT-ROOT-like; this translates as MDTLFRLVSHQQSDQSFNNSTSRTSSSSRSSRQNNHHHYQQEDEECFNFFMDEEDFSSSSSKHCYPYHHQQHTTAATPTTTTTNTSTPTTQHALESADFSFSSTCDLNFEFSGQWASDILLETARAIADKNSARVQQLMWMLNELASPYGDPDQKLASYFLQALFSRMTDSGERCYRTLASASDKTCSFESTRKMVLKFQEVSPWTTFGHVSCNGAIMEAFEGETKLHIIDISNTYCTQWPTLLEALATRTDETPHLRLTTVVATKTSGGGRGDGSLAAAQKVMKEIGSRMEKFARLMGVPFKFRAIHHAGDLCDLNLAELDIKDDEALAINCVGSLHSVTSVADRRDYIISSFRRLQPRIITIVEEEADLDVGVDGLDFVRGFQECLRWFRVYFESLEESFSRTSNERLMLERTAGRAIVDLVACSPSDCIERRETATRWSARMHACGFNTVLFSDEVCDDVRALLRRYKEGWSMTQCSDGGIFLCWKDQPVVWACAWRP
- the LOC110649969 gene encoding uncharacterized protein LOC110649969 isoform X1, with the translated sequence MGMRDKYRKPTTFRCNAGSRCSMSAVVWSLVGFLLFLHLYSLFSHNGGKDGEIQFHSSHHPLIRELEQVEEDNIQIPPPRGKRSPRAAKRRPKRTTTLIDEFLDENSQLRHVFFPGMKSAIDPMNDAGNNSFYYYPGRIWLDTEGNPIQAHGGGILYDEMSKTYYWYGEYKDGPTYHAHKKGAARVDIIGVGCYSSKDLWTWKNEGIVLAAEETNETHALHKSNVLERPKVIYNDRTGKYVMWMHIDDANYTKAAVGIAISDSPTGPFDYLYSKRPHGFESRDMTIFKDDDGVAYLIYSSEDNSELHIGPLTEDYLDVTHVVRRILVGQHREAPALFKHQGTYYMITSGCTGWAPNEALAHAAESVMGPWETMGNPCIGGNKMFRLTTFFAQSTFVIPLEGLPGSFIFMADRWNPADLRDSRYVWLPLIVGGPADRPLEFNFGFPVWSRISIYWHKKWRLPSVWRA
- the LOC110649969 gene encoding uncharacterized protein LOC110649969 isoform X2, with the translated sequence MSGSLARLMVRNWSGSRCSMSAVVWSLVGFLLFLHLYSLFSHNGGKDGEIQFHSSHHPLIRELEQVEEDNIQIPPPRGKRSPRAAKRRPKRTTTLIDEFLDENSQLRHVFFPGMKSAIDPMNDAGNNSFYYYPGRIWLDTEGNPIQAHGGGILYDEMSKTYYWYGEYKDGPTYHAHKKGAARVDIIGVGCYSSKDLWTWKNEGIVLAAEETNETHALHKSNVLERPKVIYNDRTGKYVMWMHIDDANYTKAAVGIAISDSPTGPFDYLYSKRPHGFESRDMTIFKDDDGVAYLIYSSEDNSELHIGPLTEDYLDVTHVVRRILVGQHREAPALFKHQGTYYMITSGCTGWAPNEALAHAAESVMGPWETMGNPCIGGNKMFRLTTFFAQSTFVIPLEGLPGSFIFMADRWNPADLRDSRYVWLPLIVGGPADRPLEFNFGFPVWSRISIYWHKKWRLPSVWRA